AAGCTCCTCCAAAACCGACGGTTACACATAGGCAATCACCACGTTCTACTCAACCCATTGTTCGGTTTGGTATTGATGATTTCACAAACCTCGGTCACTCTGCTTACTCAGCAATCAACATTGTAGAGCCTCTTAGTTTGTCGCAAGCATAGGCTAGCACAAATTGTGATGCCGGGATCAAAGCCAGCAATGATGAGTATTAATCACTGATCAACAATGGTACATGGGCACTAGTTGATCTTCCGCCCGAGCGCAAAGTGATTTGCTCTAAGTGGGTTTTTAAGGCTAAACACTCGTCTGAATGGTCTAAAGGTAGATTCAAAGCTCGACTTGTGGCAAAGGGATATGCACAAAAGGCTGAGGTGGATTACAATGAAGCATACGCCCCGGTGATTTACAGAACATCTCTGCGAGCACTCTTATCGAAtgctgttgagagagatatgatgatACACCAAATGGATGTACAACGGCTTTTTTTGAATGGAAAACTGTCAGAAGATGTACAGGTGTATATGGAACCACCAGAGGGTTTCGTTGTGCCgggtaaaaaaaatttagtctGCAAACTTAATCGCTCGCTGTATGGACTTAAACAGTCGCCTAAATGTTGGAACATGGCATTAGATGAATTTCTTAAATCATTAGGTTTCATGCTGACAACTGTGTGTATATTTGCTCAAAAAATGACCAAAAAGTGATGATTGGTTTCTACGTAGATGACTCGTGTCTAATGTCAGACATTGGTGCTCAGATGACTGCATTAAAATTGGCTCTCTCGTCTCATTTCAAAATGACGGATCTCGGACCGCTTCATCATTGTCTGGGATTACTTATTGAGAGAGGAGAAAATTCTATGCGTCTAAGTCAGAAGCCTTAAATTCAACAAATAATTCAAAAGTGCAGCATGGAAAACTGTAAGCCTGTCGCAACTCCGGCAGCATATGATGTAAAGCTGAGTCACAAGAATGGAAGCAAATTAGCAGATCCCAATCTTTATCAATTGATGGTAGGAAGTCTAATATATGCTGCTTTATCTACTCGTCCAGATATTGCTGAAGCAGTCGGAACTTTAGCCAAGTTCAACGCTTGCTCCACCCAGACTCACTTGACCGCAGCCAAACGAGTAATACACTACCTGAAGGGCACCCATGATTTATGCCTGAACTTTAG
The sequence above is drawn from the Watersipora subatra chromosome 5, tzWatSuba1.1, whole genome shotgun sequence genome and encodes:
- the LOC137397606 gene encoding uncharacterized protein; amino-acid sequence: MENCKPVATPAAYDVKLSHKNGSKLADPNLYQLMVGSLIYAALSTRPDIAEAVGTLAKFNACSTQTHLTAAKRVIHYLKGTHDLCLNFRKQGKPMVGYTDADYASDADGTRNRVQSS